The Streptomyces sp. NBC_00510 genomic interval TGGGGGCTTCCGGTGCCGCTTCCTTGATCAAGAGCGCGTTGGAACTGCACCACCGCACGATCGTGCCCATGCCGGAGACCGATCCCGCTCGTCCGGAGGATCTCGCGGGGTCGAGACTGCGGATTCCGCGAGCTGTTGAGCCCTGGGAGCATTCCGGGGGCCAACCGCGTCGCGCCGGAGTGAGCAACTTCGGCTTCGGCGGCACCAATGTGCACGCCGTACTGGAGGAGGCGCCGGAGTCCAGCCCGCGGTTGCACGGAGTTGAGCCGCCGGCCGCCGGGCGCCGGACCACCGGCCGGAAGCAGCCAGAGGAGGCGCCGGGGACGCAGGACGACGAGCCGCAGCTCTTCCTCTTCTCCGCCGGCAGCGTGGACCGGTTGGAGTCCCACCTCGTCCATGTTCTGGAGACCCTGCAGGACGCCCCCGACATGCCACTGAGCGCCATCGCGCGGACCCTGGCGAGCAGGCGGCTGCTCACGGCCCGGCTCGCGGTCGTCGCCGGCGGCCACGCGGAATTGCGGACGCGGGTGCAGCAGGCCCGGTCCGCGCTCGCCCAAGGCAGGGTGGGCGCGCTGGACGAGGGCCTGTACTCGGCCGTCGCACCGCTGCCGGCATCGGAGCGTACGATCGCCTTTGTCTTCCCCGGACAGGGCAGCCAGCAGCCGGGGATGGTGGGGGACCTGTATGAGCGCTTCCCCGCCGTGCGCTCCACCATCGATGCCTTCGACGCGCTGGCCGTCTCGGAGAACGGGCTTTCGCTACTGGACTCGGTGTACGGGCCGGCCAGCCTTACCCCGGAAGGACAGGAGCGGCTCACCGGCACAGACGTCTGCCAGCCGGTGCTCGGTGCGTTCGGCGTGGCGCTCGCACGCTTCGTGGAGTCGCTGGGCGCCGTCCCGGCCGTCACCTTCGGCCACAGCGTGGGGGAGTTCCCCGCCGCGGTCAATGCCGGTGCCCTGGACGAATCCGAGTGCCTGCGGCTCCTCCTGGCGCGCGGCGCCCGCATGCGCAGCGCAGAGTCGGTACGGCGTGGCGGCATGCTCGTCATCCGGGCCTCGCAGGACGAGGCGGACCGTGTGACGCAGGGGCTGGAGGAGGTGTGGGCCGCCTGCTTCATCCACCCCCGCCAGGTCGTGTACAGCGGCACGGCGACGGAGCTGGAGGAGCTGGCGCGGCGCTGTGCGGAGGCGGGCCTGGCGGCCGCGTCACTGCGGGTCTCCAACGGTTTCCACTCCCCACTTCTCGATCCCGCCCTCGACGATCTCGCGGCGGACCTCGCGACCCGTACGATCACCCGCCCCCGGTACGAATTCGTCTCATCGGTGAGTGGCGCGGCCGAGGACGACCCTGACGTGCTGCGGGAGCTGTGGGGCCGCCATGCCAGTGCCCCTGCCCGCTTCGGCGACGCAGCTCGCGCCGCATACGAGGCCGGCGCGAGGGTGTTCGTGCAGGTCTGCGGGGGCAGCGGGCTGCTCGGTGCCGTACGGCACAGTGTTCCGGAGCAGAGCGCGGTCCGGTGCATGGCGCTGACCAAGGACGGTTCCGACCAGGCCCGCACCTTCCTCGCCACGCTCGGCGAGCTCGCCGTGCTCGGGGTCGACATCGACGCCGCGGGGCTCGTACCGGAGGGGACGCCACTGGTGACGCTGCCGCCCTCCCCCCTTGCAACGAAGTCGTACTGGTACCCCCGCGTCGCCTCACGGCGCCCAGCCCCGCCCACCGTCCCTGGTCTGGGGGCCGTCGAGGGGGATCTCCAGCAGACCGTCACGGGACCTGACCGGTCTCCGGACGTCCTGACGAACAAGGCTCCCGCCGCGTTGCCCGAGCCACACAGCGCAGGGGCGGCCCAGGTGCCACCCGCCGCTGCCCCTCCCCCGAGTTCCCCCGATCACAAGGATTTCGTGATGCATGACGTCGTGACGCTGCTGAGGGAGCAGCTGAACCTGTTGCAGACCTTCGGCACGGCCGCTCCCGTCGCGGACCGCCCGGCGGCCTCGCCCGCCGGGACTCCGCCGCTCATCCAGCAGTGGGCCGCTGGTATGGATGTGCTCAGCCTGCCTACGGTCGGACACCGTGATGCCCGCGAGCCGGCCGCCGGGGCGGACTACGAGCGGGTGCGTGCTCGCGTGTACGCCGAGTTGTCGGCCGTCAGCGCCTTCCCCGTGGAGCAGTTGACGGATGAACTGAACATCGTCCAAGAGCTGGGCTTCGACTCTCTGATGACCACCGAGCTGCTGGTGCGGCTTCGTCGGGCCTTCCCGGAGGTCGCCGAGGGCGTCACTGAGGGATTCATTCCCCGGCAGCCCACCATTGCCCAGGCGGTCGAGGCGGTGGCCGAACTGCTCAAGGTGGATCGAAGGGCCTCGATCGCGACTGCCGTCGTGTCCGCGGCGGCCTTTCCGGCCCGCGCCGAGGGTGCCGTGAGTACGTTGGCGAATGGCCGCGTCGCTGTCGAGCGCGCTGCGGCTACGTTGTCGAACGGGCATTCCCGACTCGCTGCCGAGGGCGGGGTGGCCATGGCCGATCCGGTCCCTGCCACGGCAGTGCGGGCCGAGAGCCGTATCGAGGACTTCCCCGAGCTCCTTGAGATGGAGGGACGCCGGGCCTCCCTCGGACGCAGCCCGTACTTCCTGCTGCACGAAGGCACACTGCGGGACACCACCCGGATCGAAGGCCGGGAGTTGATCTCCTTCTCCGGGTACAACTACCTCGGCCTGTCCGGCCACCCGATGGTCGCCGCCGCGGTCAAGGAGGCCGTCGACCGATACGGTACCTCGGTTTCGGCGAGTCGTTTCCTGTCCGGCGACCGGCCACTGCACCGCGAGCTGGAGTCGGAACTCGCCGCGCTGAACGGTTGCGAAGCGGCCATCGCCCTGGTCAGTGGGCACGCCACCAACGTGAGCGTGATCGGTCACCTCGTGGGCCCCGATGACCTGATCCTGCACGACGGCCTCGCGCACGACAGCATCCTGCAGGGCTGCAACCTCTCCGGGGCAAGGCGCCGCCCCTTCCCGCACAACGACATGGCGGCGCTCGACGTGATGCTCGGGCGGATCAGGCACCATTACCGCCGTGTCCTGATCGTGGTCGAGGGTGTCTACAGCATGGATGGCGACATCGTCGACCTGCCGGCCCTCATCGAAGTCAAACAGCGGCACGGCGCCATGGTGATGATCGACGAGGCACACAGCATCGGCGTTGTCGGGCCCCACGGCGGCGGAGTCGGCGATCACTTCGCCGTCGACCGCTCGGCAGTGGACCTGTGGTCGGGCACATTGTCGAAATCTCTGGCGGGCTGTGGCGGTTACGTGGCCAGTACGGCACGCGTCGTCGACTACCTCAAGGCCTCCGTCCCCGGGTTCGTCTACAGCGTGGGCATGACCCCGGCGAATGCGGCGGCCTCGCTCGCGGCACTCCGGGTCTTGCGCGCGGAGCCGGAGCGACTGCAGAGGTTGCGCGAGAACGCGGAACTCTTCCTGCAACTGGCCCGGCAAGCCGGGATCGACACAGGCGACAGCCTCGGTTCGCCGGTCATCCCCGCCATCGTCAAGGACTCGTCCAAGGCCCTGCGACTGTCTGCGGCACTGTTCGACGCAGGGATCAGCGTCAACCCGATTCTTCATCCGGCAGTAGCGGAGGAGCTGACGCGGCTTCGGTTCTTCGTCACCAGCGAGCACACCGCGCAGCAGATCGAGTCCTGCGTGTCCGTACTCGCTTCCCACTGCCACTCGTTGAACAGCTGAACTCCCGGCGTCCCCGGGTACGCGGACGCCCCTGACCGAGAAGTCCACACGCGAAGCGAGGAGCAGGCTCCGGTGAAGCCTCCCCCAGTATCGTCCCCCGAGACCATGACGGGGACAGCGACCATCACGTCCGGTGAGGCGTCCGGCAGCCCGCTGCCCCCGGGCCGGTCGGCGCGCCTTCCGCTACCGCTGCGCCGCCCTCGCGCTGTCCTCGTGGCCTGGCTGTTCCTCATCGCCCTGGCCGGGGTTGTCGCGGGCGGCACACTCAACGTACTCAAATCGGGGGGATTCGACGATCCGTCATCGGATTCCGCCGCGGCCACGCGGTTGCTTCGGGAGAAGTTCCCCACCGCACAGCCCAACCTGTTCCTGCTCGTCCGGGACAAGGGCGGGGACGCGAACAGTACGGCGGCCACCCATGCCGGCCGGTCCGTGCTCGAGGAGCTTTCCCGTGAACGTGGCGTGCACATCGTGGCCTCGTATTACCGCACCCCTGACCCGGCGCTCCGCTCGGCCGACGGTGCGGCGGGCCTGACCGCAGTCACCGTCGCCGGCGACCAGGATGCCGCGGACCGCAAGACCAAGGACCTGCACACCAGGCTCGCCGGAGAGCGGGGTGACGCCGAGGTGCGCTTCGGCGGTATCACCCAGATCAACAACGACCTCAATGACCGGACCGAGCAGGACCTCAAGCTCGCGGAGTCGGTGGCGATTCCGCTGACGCTGTTGTTGCTGGTCCTGGTCTTCCGGGGTGTCGTCGCGGCGCTGCTGCCACTGGCCGTCGGGATGTCGGCCATCGTCGGGGCGATGGCCGTGCTGTGGTGCCTGGCCCAGCTGACCTCGGTCTCGGTGTTCTCCACCAATCTGATCACCGCGCTTGGCCTCGGCCTCGCGGTGGACTACAGCCTGCTGATCGTGGCCCGCTACCGACAGGAACGCGCCAGCGGCGGCGATGACATGGAGGCGTTGCTGCGCACCCTGCGTACAGCAGGCCGCACAGTGGTCTTCAGCGCCGCGATCGTGGCCAGCGTGCTGCTCACTTTGCTGGTCTTCCCTCTGTACTTCCTGCGGTCGTTCGCGTTCGCGGGCGTGGCGACTGTGGCGATCACTGTGCTGGGCGCGCTCGGGCCGCTGCCCGCCATGCTCCTGCTGTTGGGGAAGCGGGTCGACAAGTGGCGCGTGCTGCGGACGCGCGCCGAGCAGGTCGCTCCCGAGCGCCGGCTATGGGGCCGCATTGCCGGCGGCTCGATGCGCCGCCCCGCGGTGTGGGGCTTGATGGCGACCATCGGGCTGCTGGTACTCGCCCTGCCGCTGGGCCACGCGCAGTTCGGGATCCCGGACGAACGCGCCCTGCCAAAGGACACCGAGAGCCGACAGGTGGCCGAGGTGCTGCGTACGGGCTTCGCCGGCAGCGCCGGCGGTGACACGATCAGCGTGGTGGCGCCGGCATGGGACCGGGACCCCTCGGCAACCGCTCTGGCCACGTACGCCCGGACGCTGTCCCGTGTGCCCGGTGTCGACCGGGTGGACAGCCCCGTTGGCCGATTCGCCCACGGCCGGCCACAGGCCGCGAAAACACCGGCGGACAGCGCCGCGGCGGCCCTGCGCAAGGATCGGAGCGTACGGCTCGACCTGCACACCCGTGTCGTGCCCTACTCCCCTCAAGGCAGCCGGCTGGCCAAACAGGTGCGCGCGGCACCGGTGCCCGGTCATCGGGAGGTGCTCATCGCGGGACTGGCTCCGCAACTCGTGGACACCACAAGTGCGTTGGCGAAAGGACTGCCTTGGGCACTCGGCCTGACCGTGCTGATCACCCTTGTGCTCCTTCTACTGGCCACCGGCAGCTTGCTGCTGCCGGTCAAGGCGGTTCTGCTCAATGCCCTCGGGCTGGCGGCAGTCGTCGGTGCGATGGTGTGGGTCTTCAACGACGGCCATCTGTCCGGTCTTCTCGGCTTCACCCCGTCGCCGCTGGCCATCACGATGCCGGTACTCCTGGTGTGCGTGGCGTACGCGCTGTCCATGGATTACGAGATCTTCCTTCTGTCCCGTATCAAGGAACGGCACATCGCCGGAGACCCCACTGAACTGTCGGTCCGCGCCGGCCTCGGCGAAAGCGGTCCCCTCATCAGCGCGGCCGCGGGGCTGCTGGCCGTCTCCTTCTTCGCCATCGCCCTGTCCGGAGTCTCCCTGGCCAAGTTCTTCGGCCTTGGCACCGGCATCGCAATCCTCCTGGATGCGGTGCTGATCCGCGGAGTGCTGGTCCCGGTGTTCTTCCGGCTGGCCGGCCCCCTGGCCTGGTGGGCCCCGGATTCCGTGAAAAGACTGACTCGCAAGATCGAGATGGCCGCCGGCCACTGACCGCGCCGTCTCCAAAGGGCGGCGCCTGGCAGCAGCATGATGCATCGGCAGACAATCGGCATCCCTCCGAGCCCAGCCCTGTGGCGGGGCTCGGAGCGTGTTGCACGGCCAAGGCAAGCAGTGCGGAACAGGGCCCGCCCGGGCGACAGGTCGCCAGTGCTGTCGGCGGCGATTCGGGCGATGCCGGCCGGTGAGGTCGTCGCGCCGGGCACGGCGAGTAGGCGCAGCGGGAGCAACGCACCAAGCCGCCAATGGGCGAGTCTTCGGATCCAGAGCGTCACCTGGACAGCCGTCCAAGCGGGCGGGTGGAAATTTCTGATGATAACCAGGACCTGGGGGGTCGTCAGGTCAAATGAATAGAACGGTCAAGGAGCCCCGCAGATGCGAATTTCCTTGCGGCGAACAGCATCCGTCGCTCTGATAACTGCCCTTCCCGCCCTTGCCCTGGCGGCGTCCCTCCCGAGCGCGGCGGAACCGCGGCCCGGCCCCCCGGGCGCGATCCCCGGGCAGTACATCGTCACCCTGGACCCCGGTACCTCGCCGAACACCGTCCTCGACGGGCTGGGCGTCAAGCCGCTGTTCACCTACGGGCACGCGCTGCCCGGCTTCGCCGCCAGGCTCACCGCCGGGCAAGTGCAGCGGGTGCGTGCCGCGCCGGGTGTCGACGAGGTGGAGCAGGACGCCGTGGTGACCATCCCGCTCGGCGAGGACGCCCCCGCCGACAGCGACCTGGAACCGCCCTATCCGGTCGACCTCCCGGGCGAGCCGACCGGCCCCGTCGACTTCCCGCAGGACACCGCCGCACCCGGCGCCGCGTCACCGGACCCCGGCCCGGACCGGGGTCCGTCGGGTGGGGGCGCCCCAGACGGGGCACCACAGCCGGCACCCGGCGGGGAGGAGGCCCCGGGGCCGGCGGGATCGGAACAGCAGCCGCCCGAGCAGGCGATGCCGGAACCGGCCGGACCGGAGCAGGCGATGCCCGAGGAGACCGGACCGGAACAGCCCGGACCGGAACTGTCCGGACCGGAGCAGGCGACCGATCCCGGGCCGCCGGGGGCGTCCGGCTCCCCGAAGCCGGGGACCAAGCCGGTCCTGCTCCCGGAGCAGGTCCCCGGCCCCGCCTCGCCCTCCGCCCCGGTACCGGACTCCTCCGGACCCACACGGGCGAAGGCGGTGCGCGGACTGGGCGGCTTCACCCCCTGGGGCCTGACCCGGATCAACAACCGGGCCCTCGGCGGATCCGGTTACTCCGTCCGGGCCACCGGCGCGAAGGTGACCTCGTACATCGTCGACAGCGGCATCGAGTTCTCCCACCCGGACTTCGGCGGTCGGGCCGTACCCGGCTACGACGCGATCGGCGACGGTCTGGACGGCGGGGACTGCAACGGGCACGGCACCCATGTGGCGGGCACGGTCGGAGGCAGCTACACGGGCGTCGCCCGCAAGACGACGCTGGTGTCGGTGCGGGTCTTCCCCTGCGTCGGGCGTACGGCGAACTCCGCGGTCATCGCCGGTATCGACTGGGTCGCCGGGCACGCCAAGAAGCCGGCGGTGGCGAACCTGTCCTTCGCCGGGCGCTGGTCGCTCGCCGCCAACCGTGCCGTGGAGGGGCTGGCCAGGGCCGGTGTCTTCCCGGTGGCTGCGGCGGGCAACGACAACCTCAACGCGTGCTTCGTCTCTCCGGCGAGTGCGCAGTCGGCGTTCACGGTCGGCGCGATCGACCAGGAGGACCGCAGGGCCTGGTTCAGCAACTGGGGTACCTGCGTGGACATCCACGCGCCGGGGATGGGCATCCTGTCCGCGTATCTCAACGGGAGCTTCCGCGACATGGACGGCACGGCCATGGCCGCTCCGCACGTCACTGGGATCGCCGCCTTGTACAAGGACACCCACGGTGACGCGTCCTTCGCAACCCTGAGCGAGTGGCTCACCGGCCGCGCGATCCGCAATGTGCCCATCGACGGCGGTTACGGCACTGCCCGGCTGAGCGCCTTCACCAATGATCTGTGACCCGGCGCCCCGCCCTGCTCCGACCAGAGGCCGCCGGAGGGAGTACCCCCGGCGGCCTCTGATGGGTGGGGCGACTGCGTCAGCCGTTGACGCAGATGTTGCCGACCGTCGGGTTGAGCAGGGCGAAGTGGTTGTGCCCGTTGCCGCAGTGGTTGATCGGGATGTTGATCGGATGCTGGATGACGTTTCCGCTCAGGATGCCGGGGGAGCCGACGGCGATGGCCGAGGCGTAGGCGCCGCCGTAGCCGTAGCCCTTGCCGTAGCCGTGGTCGCCGCTCTTGCCGTAGTCGTCGCCGTAACCGGCGGCGAGGGCGCCGGTGGCCGAGCCGAGGACGAGGGCACCGGTGGCGACCGTCAGTGCGACGGCCTTGGAGAAACGGATCACTTTTGTGCCTTTCATGCTTGATGGGACCAAGGGTCTTGATTTGGTCAACGAGTGGTTTTGACCCGAGATGCGGTTGATCACCCGAATAGTCGTACCGGATTTGGATTCCCTGTGACGAATCGTCGGTTTTCTGGGTTCGGGGTGACCGTTCGGCGCACCAGAAACGGCGGGGCGCGGCCGCCGATGTGACGGTGGGTCACATGGTTCTCGCTGCCACCGCACCCACTCGACGACTCAATGCCGGTGCAGGACGCATCGTCGCCGGAATGGCCGGAGCGTCGGTGCTGCTGTCACCGGGGTGGGCCGCAGGCCCCGCCCTGGCGGAGGCCCCGCCGGCCACCGGCGGGCCCTCCCCGTTCTGGGTGGACCCGGACAGCCGGGCCGCCCGGCAGGCCGAAGCCGGGGAGGCCCGCGGCCGGACGGCGGATGCCGCGCTGCTGCGGCGGATCGCCGACCAACCGCTGGCCACCTGGCTCGACGACCGGACCCCGGACGCCGCGGGCGAGGCTCGCCGGATCACCGCGGCGGCCGAACGCGCCCACCGCATCCCGGTGCTGGTCCTCCACCACCTCCCGCGGCGCGACTGCGTCCGCCGCCCGACCGGCGCCGCCGACGCGGCCGCCTACCGCCGCTGGATCACCGGCGTCTCCGGCGGCATCGGCGGCCGTGCGGCCGTGGTGGTCCTCGAACCGGACGCGGTCGCCGGTCTGGTGGCCGGCTGCGGGGGAGCCGCCGCCGTACCGCCCCCGGGCCGGGCGGCGCTGCTGGCCGAGGCCGTGGGGCTCCTCAAGGCGCGTACCGGTACCCGGGTCTACCTCGACGCGGGGAACCCGGGGCGGGTCCCCGACCTGCGCCGGCTCGCCGCGGCGCTGCGGCTCGCCGGGATCGGCCGGGCCGACGGCTTCGCGCTGAACGTCGCCGGCTTCCACACCACCGGGGTCAGCACGGAGTACGGCGACCGGCTGTCCGGGCTGCTCGGCGGCGCCCACTACGTCATCGACACCAGCCGCAACGGCAAGGGCCCCTGGGCGGCCGTACGCAGGAACGCGCAGTCCTGGTGCAATCCGCCGGACCGGGCGCTCGGCCCCGCGCCCACGGTGCGTACCGGCAGTCCGCTGGTGGACGCCTACCTGTGGGTGAACAGGCCCGGTGAGTCCGACGGCGCCTGCCAGGGGGCGCCGCCCGCGGGGCACTGGTGGGCGGCGTACGCGCTCGAACTGGCCCGGGAGGCCGGGCGGCGCCCGGCGGCACGGGCGTTGCGACCCGCCCCCGCCGTACCCACCTGGACCCCGTCGGCGCCCGCCCCCGCTTCGGTGGCCGTTCCGCCCTTGGCGTCCGCCCCGCCATCGGTGGTTGCCCCGGCTCCGTCGAATGCCCCGGCTCCGGCGTCCGCCCCCGCTTCGGTGGCCGTCCCGTCCGGACCCGCGGCGCCCGGCGGGAGTTGAGGAGGACGAAGCAAGGACGAAGCAAGGACGAAGCAAGGACGAAGCAAGGACGAAGCAAGGACGGCCGCCCGTACCGGGCGGCCGTCCTCGTGTGCCGGGTCCTGCCGTGTTCCTCAGCGCCGCACCATGTGGTGCCGTACCGCCGCCATGCGGGCGGAGGCGCGCTGCCTGGGCGCGCGGTGCCGGCCCCTGGCCGTACGCCGGGCCCGTCGTGCCCGCCGTGCGGCCAGGGCGCCCGCCACCCGGCGCCGCAGCACGCTGCACCGCCAGACCAGCAGCGGGACCAGGGAGGTCAGCAGAGCGATCGCGGCCCAGACGCGCATCGCCGGGTGGGCGTGGCCGCGGGGGACCGAGGCGAGCAGCGAACCGGCGACCAGGGCCGCCCACAGCAGGTGGACGCGGAAGGTGGCGAGCCGGTCCGGGCGGGCCGGGTCGCCCTCGGCCGCGGCGAGCCGGCCCGGCGGGCGCCGGAGCACCGTCGTCACGAGGGAGAGCACGTGGAGCGGGGCGGACACCGCGGACATCAGCAACCCCGCGACGCCGAAGGACCCCTTCGGCCGGTGGGGGCCGGCGTTGCGCCCGCGGGTCCCCAGGCACAGGGCGATCCGGAACGCGACGGCGGTGCCGTGGAGCGCCAGCCACGCCGTGGGGTCGAAGGGGGCGCCGGAGGCGCCGAGCCCCAGGAAGAGCACGCAGGCCAGCGCGGAGAGGATCCAGCCGAGGCCCGAGAGGGGGTAACGGGCGGCCGTCAGCGTGTAGGTGAGCAGGCTGCCGGGCCGCAGCTTCCACGGGGCCTTCCAGAACTGCCGCAGGAGGGACTCGTGGGCGTCGCGGCCGCGGCGCAGCTCCTGGGCGAAGAAGCCGTTCCAGGAGGACGGTCCCCGGCCGACGGCCACCACGTCCGGGGTGTGGACCGAGCGCCACTTGCGGCCGGTGGCGGGGTTGCGGCGGGCGTGGATCTCCAGCCCGGTGGCCAGGTCGCCGGCGGCGGAGTCGTACATGCCGCCGGCCTGCCGCAGCGCCGAGACGCGGACGACGTCGGTGGTGCCGGTGAACAGGGCGGAGCCGTAGCGGTTGCCGGCCCGTTGCGCGGAGGCGTGGACGAGGAAGCGGTGGCTCTCGGCGGCCCTCGTCACGGCGGTGTCGTGGTCGCCGTGGACCTGCGGTCCGACGACGAAGGCGACGTCCGGGTCCCGGAAGTAACCGAGCATCCGCTCCAGGTAGTGGGGGAGCGGGACCTGGCCGGTGCCGACGCAGGCGGTGAACTCGTAGTCGTCGCCGTGGGCGTCGAGCCAGGCGTTGTGGTCGCCGTGCCGGGCGCCGGCGCGCAGGGCGCCCTTGGGGTGGTTCCAGCGCGCGACGCCCTTGCGGGTGAAGTGCCGTACGCCCAGCGTCTCGCAGAGCCGCCGGACCTCCGGGTCGTCGTCCTGGTCCAGCAGCCATACGTCGACGGGGCCGTCGTGCCGGACGCGTACCGCGCCCTCCAGCGTGGCCCGCAGCCCCTCCAGGGACTCCCCGCCCGGGGCGGAGGAGGCCAGGAGGGCGACCCGGGTGCCCGGTGCCGGGGCGACCGGGACCGGGTCGCGGGCGACCAGGGTGGCATGGGCGTGGGCGAGGACGGAGACCAGGCGGAGGAGTTCGAGGAGGCCGAGGGAGACCAGCATCGCGGTGTCCGCGACGTGCGCCCACTGCGGCGCGGTCTCGCGGGCCGTCCAGTGGCGCGGCTGCACGAGCCAGACCAGCACGCCCAGCGAGGCCAGGGGCGCGGCGGTGAGCAGCAGCCAGGTGCGGATCCGGTGCCCTTCGCGGGAGATCAGGCTGCGGTACCTGACCCGGTACAGCACCCCTGGCCGCGGGGGGTCGTTGAGGGGTCCGGCGAGCGTCCCGTGGCGCGCGTAGTCGTAGCGGCGGGGGGCGCCGGGGACCGGGACCGGCCGGTCGCCGTCGCCGGTGGCCGGTGAGGGGACGAGCCCGCCAGGCCGGGTGGGCGTCTTGCGCATGCTGCTGGGCGTGATC includes:
- a CDS encoding aminotransferase class I/II-fold pyridoxal phosphate-dependent enzyme, producing MAIVGMGCRFPAARNLPEYWRMLRKGERQFRAVPPERWDHTPFHTPQDKRARAGTYTDIIAPIAAVDQFDARHYRMSPRRVQGLDPQHRLLLDASREALQDAGWERQEFDRQSAGVFFGLGISEYMELVPDIVTMQPSSVPGALLNMAAANVSRFFDLRGPSFTVDAACSATLVALHQALSHLATGECRVALVGGAYLTLEPRSLLAFSKVGAISAAGVCRPFDREADGFVLGEGVGVVVLRPLRDALAAGDRVYAVIQGIGASNDGAAAEGPMTPSRDGQMTALRRAYADAGCSPRSIGVFEAHGTATMVGDATELDAIIKLREEAEGDSDGTACLSSVKSLIGHSLGASGAASLIKSALELHHRTIVPMPETDPARPEDLAGSRLRIPRAVEPWEHSGGQPRRAGVSNFGFGGTNVHAVLEEAPESSPRLHGVEPPAAGRRTTGRKQPEEAPGTQDDEPQLFLFSAGSVDRLESHLVHVLETLQDAPDMPLSAIARTLASRRLLTARLAVVAGGHAELRTRVQQARSALAQGRVGALDEGLYSAVAPLPASERTIAFVFPGQGSQQPGMVGDLYERFPAVRSTIDAFDALAVSENGLSLLDSVYGPASLTPEGQERLTGTDVCQPVLGAFGVALARFVESLGAVPAVTFGHSVGEFPAAVNAGALDESECLRLLLARGARMRSAESVRRGGMLVIRASQDEADRVTQGLEEVWAACFIHPRQVVYSGTATELEELARRCAEAGLAAASLRVSNGFHSPLLDPALDDLAADLATRTITRPRYEFVSSVSGAAEDDPDVLRELWGRHASAPARFGDAARAAYEAGARVFVQVCGGSGLLGAVRHSVPEQSAVRCMALTKDGSDQARTFLATLGELAVLGVDIDAAGLVPEGTPLVTLPPSPLATKSYWYPRVASRRPAPPTVPGLGAVEGDLQQTVTGPDRSPDVLTNKAPAALPEPHSAGAAQVPPAAAPPPSSPDHKDFVMHDVVTLLREQLNLLQTFGTAAPVADRPAASPAGTPPLIQQWAAGMDVLSLPTVGHRDAREPAAGADYERVRARVYAELSAVSAFPVEQLTDELNIVQELGFDSLMTTELLVRLRRAFPEVAEGVTEGFIPRQPTIAQAVEAVAELLKVDRRASIATAVVSAAAFPARAEGAVSTLANGRVAVERAAATLSNGHSRLAAEGGVAMADPVPATAVRAESRIEDFPELLEMEGRRASLGRSPYFLLHEGTLRDTTRIEGRELISFSGYNYLGLSGHPMVAAAVKEAVDRYGTSVSASRFLSGDRPLHRELESELAALNGCEAAIALVSGHATNVSVIGHLVGPDDLILHDGLAHDSILQGCNLSGARRRPFPHNDMAALDVMLGRIRHHYRRVLIVVEGVYSMDGDIVDLPALIEVKQRHGAMVMIDEAHSIGVVGPHGGGVGDHFAVDRSAVDLWSGTLSKSLAGCGGYVASTARVVDYLKASVPGFVYSVGMTPANAAASLAALRVLRAEPERLQRLRENAELFLQLARQAGIDTGDSLGSPVIPAIVKDSSKALRLSAALFDAGISVNPILHPAVAEELTRLRFFVTSEHTAQQIESCVSVLASHCHSLNS
- a CDS encoding MMPL family transporter codes for the protein MAWLFLIALAGVVAGGTLNVLKSGGFDDPSSDSAAATRLLREKFPTAQPNLFLLVRDKGGDANSTAATHAGRSVLEELSRERGVHIVASYYRTPDPALRSADGAAGLTAVTVAGDQDAADRKTKDLHTRLAGERGDAEVRFGGITQINNDLNDRTEQDLKLAESVAIPLTLLLLVLVFRGVVAALLPLAVGMSAIVGAMAVLWCLAQLTSVSVFSTNLITALGLGLAVDYSLLIVARYRQERASGGDDMEALLRTLRTAGRTVVFSAAIVASVLLTLLVFPLYFLRSFAFAGVATVAITVLGALGPLPAMLLLLGKRVDKWRVLRTRAEQVAPERRLWGRIAGGSMRRPAVWGLMATIGLLVLALPLGHAQFGIPDERALPKDTESRQVAEVLRTGFAGSAGGDTISVVAPAWDRDPSATALATYARTLSRVPGVDRVDSPVGRFAHGRPQAAKTPADSAAAALRKDRSVRLDLHTRVVPYSPQGSRLAKQVRAAPVPGHREVLIAGLAPQLVDTTSALAKGLPWALGLTVLITLVLLLLATGSLLLPVKAVLLNALGLAAVVGAMVWVFNDGHLSGLLGFTPSPLAITMPVLLVCVAYALSMDYEIFLLSRIKERHIAGDPTELSVRAGLGESGPLISAAAGLLAVSFFAIALSGVSLAKFFGLGTGIAILLDAVLIRGVLVPVFFRLAGPLAWWAPDSVKRLTRKIEMAAGH
- a CDS encoding S8 family serine peptidase, whose amino-acid sequence is MRISLRRTASVALITALPALALAASLPSAAEPRPGPPGAIPGQYIVTLDPGTSPNTVLDGLGVKPLFTYGHALPGFAARLTAGQVQRVRAAPGVDEVEQDAVVTIPLGEDAPADSDLEPPYPVDLPGEPTGPVDFPQDTAAPGAASPDPGPDRGPSGGGAPDGAPQPAPGGEEAPGPAGSEQQPPEQAMPEPAGPEQAMPEETGPEQPGPELSGPEQATDPGPPGASGSPKPGTKPVLLPEQVPGPASPSAPVPDSSGPTRAKAVRGLGGFTPWGLTRINNRALGGSGYSVRATGAKVTSYIVDSGIEFSHPDFGGRAVPGYDAIGDGLDGGDCNGHGTHVAGTVGGSYTGVARKTTLVSVRVFPCVGRTANSAVIAGIDWVAGHAKKPAVANLSFAGRWSLAANRAVEGLARAGVFPVAAAGNDNLNACFVSPASAQSAFTVGAIDQEDRRAWFSNWGTCVDIHAPGMGILSAYLNGSFRDMDGTAMAAPHVTGIAALYKDTHGDASFATLSEWLTGRAIRNVPIDGGYGTARLSAFTNDL
- a CDS encoding chaplin, translated to MKGTKVIRFSKAVALTVATGALVLGSATGALAAGYGDDYGKSGDHGYGKGYGYGGAYASAIAVGSPGILSGNVIQHPINIPINHCGNGHNHFALLNPTVGNICVNG
- a CDS encoding glycoside hydrolase family 6 protein, whose product is MAGASVLLSPGWAAGPALAEAPPATGGPSPFWVDPDSRAARQAEAGEARGRTADAALLRRIADQPLATWLDDRTPDAAGEARRITAAAERAHRIPVLVLHHLPRRDCVRRPTGAADAAAYRRWITGVSGGIGGRAAVVVLEPDAVAGLVAGCGGAAAVPPPGRAALLAEAVGLLKARTGTRVYLDAGNPGRVPDLRRLAAALRLAGIGRADGFALNVAGFHTTGVSTEYGDRLSGLLGGAHYVIDTSRNGKGPWAAVRRNAQSWCNPPDRALGPAPTVRTGSPLVDAYLWVNRPGESDGACQGAPPAGHWWAAYALELAREAGRRPAARALRPAPAVPTWTPSAPAPASVAVPPLASAPPSVVAPAPSNAPAPASAPASVAVPSGPAAPGGS